A DNA window from Branchiostoma lanceolatum isolate klBraLanc5 chromosome 17, klBraLanc5.hap2, whole genome shotgun sequence contains the following coding sequences:
- the LOC136423255 gene encoding high affinity choline transporter 1-like has product MAVNIPGIIAIVVFYLLILAIGLWAARRGQAKKDESPESQQVILAGRDIGVFVGFMTMTATWVGGGYINGTAEVIFDPKQGLIWCQAPFGYSTSLLLGGLFFAKKMRAAGYVTMLDPFQQRYGERMGGLLFIPALLADICWCGSILAALGTTLTVILGLDVNVSIIISAAIAVSYTLFGGLFSVIYTDVIQLICIFIGLWISVPFALTNPLVSNIGTTTWTRLLYTPVSNYNESANITTFNETETYGWFGEWDMKRTGYWIDHALLLVCGGIPWQAYFQRVLSSKSPARAQWLSITAGIGCFIMSIPSVLIGAIGASTDWPETTYGRDPAVEGEKRMILPLVIQYLTPTWVSFFGLGAVSAAVMSSTDSSILASSSMFAKNVYKPLFRKKASETEIVWVMRVAIFVVAALASVLAITVKSVYGLFVLCSDLVYVVVFPQLVSVVYLKFTNTYGSLCGFILGLVLRIGGGEDLLSVPAFIKYPFYDETTGKQLFPFRTLDMVCSFLTIILVSHLTRLLFEKEKIPMKYDIAGCFSNTVEEKLAPTDEQNMDKGIINEQYEPEATTTAL; this is encoded by the exons ATGGCTGTTAACATCCCCGGCATTATTGCAATTGTGGTGTTCTACTTGTTGATCCTGGCCATCGGGCTATGGGCGGCGCGCCGAGGGCAGGCGAAGAAAGACGAGAGTCCCGAGAGCCAGCAGGTCATCCTGGCGGGAAGAGACATCGGGGTCTTCGTCGGTTTCATGACCATGACTG CAACATGGGTGGGAGGAGGTTACATCAACGGAACAGCGGAAGTGATCTTTGACCCCAAGCAAGGGCTCATCTGGTGCCAAGCCCCGTTCGGATACTCCACTAGCCTCCTCCTtg GCGGACTtttcttcgccaagaagatgcGAGCCGCGGGGTACGTGACGATGTTGGACCCGTTCCAGCAACGGTACGGAGAGAGGATGGGCGGGCTGCTCTTCATCCCCGCCCTGCTGGCAGACATCTGCTGGTGCGGCTCCATCCTGGCTGCTCTCG GTACTACCTTGACTGTCATCCTTGGGCTGGACGTGAACGTGTCAATCATCATCTCAGCCGCCATTGCCGTTTCCTACACGCTTTTCGGAGGACTGTTCTCCGTCATCTACACTGACGTCATCcaactgatttgcatattcatTGGGCTG TGGATTTCCGTCCCGTTTGCCCTGACCAACCCTCTGGTGTCTAACATCGGCACCACCACGTGGACCCGGCTCCTCTACACACCTGTCAGTAACTATAACGAGTCCGCGAACATCACGACATTCAACGAGACAGAGACTTACGGCTGGTTTGGCGAATGGGACATGAAAAGAACCGGATATTGGATCGACCATGCCTTGTTGCTG GTGTGTGGTGGGATTCCATGGCAAGCCTACTTCCAACGTGTCCTCTCTTCTAAGTCTCCTGCGCGTGCGCAGTGGTTGTCCATCACAGCCGGCATTGGTTGTTTCATCATGTCCATCCCTTCTGTACTGATCGGTGCTATTGGTGCTtctacag ACTGGCCTGAGACGACATACGGCAGGGACCCAGCCGTTGAAGGAGAAAAACGGATGATCCTGCCCCTTGTGATACAGTACCTGACTCCGACGTGGGTGTCGTTTTTCGGACTTGGCGCCGTGTCAGCTGCCGTCATGTCGTCCACGGACTCTTCGATCCTGGCCTCGAGCTCCATGTTTGCCAAGAACGTCTACAAACCTCTCTTCAGGAAAAAG GCGTCGGAGACAGAGATTGTGTGGGTGATGCGGGTTGCTATCTTTGTCGTGGCTGCTTTGGCGTCTGTTCTGGCCATCACCGTCAAATCCgtgtatg GGTTGTTTGTGCTGTGCTCGGACCTGGTGTACGTCGTCGTCTTCCCCCAACTGGTCTCTGTGGTGTACTTGAAGTTCACCAACACCTACGGCTCGCTGTGCGGCTTCATACTAGGGCTGGTGCTTCGGATCGGGGGAGGAGAGGACCTCCTGAGTGTTCCAGCGTTTATCAA gtacccattttacgaCGAGACTACAGGAAAGCAGCTTTTCCCCTTCAGAACCCTGGACATGGTCTGCAGTTTCCTCACGATCATCCTCGTCTCGCACTTAACCAGGCTGCTCTTCGAGAAGGAGAAGATTCCGATGAAGTACGACATTGCAGGGTGCTTCAGCAACACAGTCGAAGAGAAGCTAGCTCCGACCGATGAACAAAACATGGATAAGGGGATTATCAACGAGCAGTACGAGCCAGAGGCTACAACTACGGCCTTATAG